The DNA region AGATTTTACGCAAATTTTTTCCTTGCGTAGTTTAGAAAATGGCATAGTTTTAAGCGTATTTAGAGATAGCACCGAGCTTTTACATCAAAACTGGCGTTTAAGAGAGCTTGTTTTAACAGCGCAACTTAGAGCTAAAGATAAAATGGCAGATAAAGCACCCTTTGGTTATGTACAGTTTGTAACTCCTACGCAAGATGATACTTGTATGGCGATTTTGCCTAGCGGCTTTTTTGGTGCTAAGTCTTGCACAAGGGACTTAGAAGAAGGGGCTTTGGAGACGGTTTTTTCTATTATGCCTACCACGACTTCGGCTGTGCAAATTCGTTCTGTGGTTTTAAATTCTAATGAGTGCATAGGCACTTTTTTCAATCCTAATGTCCCCATAGAAAAGCGTTTTGGACTGAAGCGTTGCACCTTTGACCCTTTTTCAGTGATTTTACCTGAAGACTTAATGATAATCACTCCACCCTTACTTAAGGCTAATGTTTTATAAGAGTTCTTAAGGAACTCTTAACTTACATATTGCTATACATTTAAAAGAGCGATTTTAAAACTATCTGTTACTTTTTGAAACAATTTTTCATTTTTTTAAATTTTTTAATCAAGCAATTTTTCCTTGATATTTACACTTGATTTTTTTGAAATAATTTGTAAATATTTTTACAAGGAGTTTTAATGAAATTAAATTTTTAAGAATTTAGGATTTAAATTAAGTGTAGGACTATGAGTTTTATTAAATAGGACGGAAGTCCCAATCTAGTTTTTGAAGTGCAAATTCTCCCTCATTACGCATTAACCGTCCTTTCTAAAAATGATAAGCCTATTACAATCAATAATGTCATTGTTAATTGTGGAGTGAGTAACTTTGGTTTATATGTTTTTAAACCAAACAATACTT from Campylobacter upsaliensis includes:
- a CDS encoding cytochrome c oxidase subunit IV, which encodes MRKILLSFLFAISFAFAENPGEGDLQDFTQIFSLRSLENGIVLSVFRDSTELLHQNWRLRELVLTAQLRAKDKMADKAPFGYVQFVTPTQDDTCMAILPSGFFGAKSCTRDLEEGALETVFSIMPTTTSAVQIRSVVLNSNECIGTFFNPNVPIEKRFGLKRCTFDPFSVILPEDLMIITPPLLKANVL